In the Glycine max cultivar Williams 82 chromosome 6, Glycine_max_v4.0, whole genome shotgun sequence genome, GTTGTGCTGTTGTGTTTTGAACCACAGGAGATTTTCTGCAATCGAACTGTGGTTATAGAGGGTTCTTTGCATTTTGGCCCAAGTCTTTAAATCTTTCTACACAATCATGAATGACAATAATCTTGAACAATTTTACGATACAACCACCTTCTATCTTGTAAGTTACCGAGCCTAAGAACAAAAGAATTTCCTTAAGACCCCTTTTCAAATGTTtcacattttattcaatttcttaCAAAGAGAATTCAGTATACTCTGAAGCAAATGCACTATCATATGAACAAGAATATCAATTACTAGCACTACATTTTACAAACAAAGAGACTAAATAAAACCTATTTCATGTTAGAAACTAATTTTCAAATCtataggaaaaatgaaaaatccatgtttgggattttgaCAAGTTTTATGTCACAACCATCCAACCCTCCTCCTCTACCTGGACTTGAGACCAGCCATGAGACCATGAAAAGTGAaaaatcaactcaacaaaattaaatagaGTATACCTAATGTCAGGTCCAAAAATAATCAGCAGAAACTTGGAGGGAATGGCAATGCAAATGTAAATACTGATAATCTCCAGAAACAAGAGACACCCTGTCCGATGATAGCATGCCATTGATCCACAAGCTGGAAACACCTGCACCAAGTACTCGAGGCATAATGGTGGAATGCCGTGTCAATCCACTGGTTTGCACTTTGCCATAGCACTTCACTAAACAGCAACAGGTATACTTACATATGTGGTTTCATGATAAGATTTCTTTGATGATGTAGTACCCAATGTCAGGTTCTGAGCAAGAACTTCCTTAACGCGGGCAGCTTCACCAGGCATTCCAGCCTTCAAAAGACAGGATCTTAAATTATTTACAGTGATTTCATCTGGTGCACAACCAACAGCCAACATCTTATCAAAGAAACCAATTGCTTCAGGCATTCTCCCTTTCATACAATGTCCAATAATAAGAATGGTAAATGTCAACTTATCAGGCTTGCACCTATTCACCTCCATTTCTGCTACAATTTTATTAGCCTCATCAACATTGCCAGATTTGCAATATCCATCAATGACAGGATTATAGATAAATGGTTGTGGAACAATGTCGCTCTCATTCAACAGTCTCAAAATGTCACGAGCTTTATGTAGTCTGTTATTATTGCAAAGACCACTGACAAGAACAGAGTATGTATATAAACTAGCgccaatatttttttcattcattttatgcCACATATCCATTGCTTGGTGCACCTGCCTAACTCGAAAATGCCCATTAATTAGAGAAGTGAAAGTAGCAACATCAGGCAGACAACCTTGAACAAGCATTTTCGAGTACAAGGCTAGTGCAGAAGCCATGTCACCCAACTTACCAAAGCCATCAATAAGAGCATTAAACGTGAACGTATTAGGTGCAGTTCCAGAATTAATCATTTCATCAAAAAGTAAACTCCCCTCCTCCATCTTTCTCAACTTACAATAGCCCGAAATAATCATGGTGTAACTAACAACATCAGGTGCAAACTCCCCATTCAAGCAAACTTCCCTTAGCAAACTTCTAGCTCTATCCACCTCATTAATCAGACACAAACCATGAATGAGAGTATTATATGTAATTACATCCGGCAAACAACCAAAACTCCTTAAATCCTTGAGAAGCTTAAAAGCCTCGTCAATTTCTCCGACCCTGCACAACCCTCGGATTAAAATATTGACTGTGTAGGTCACGGGCTTATACCGCAATCTGATAAGCTCCCTAAACAAAACAACAGCATCAACTACCTTATTCTGCCTAATCAAAACATTGAACAA is a window encoding:
- the LOC100788338 gene encoding pentatricopeptide repeat-containing protein At2g06000 isoform X1, with translation MGSIRGAEAWFVKIAYTVCVRANLLDPLVGYFSNHLTPSLVYEVVDKLSIIPHFGFKFVEFSRHKLHMSHSYLTYSLLLRSLCRSNLHHTAKVVYDWMRCDGQIPDNRLLGFLVSSYAIVGRLDVSRELLADVQCNNVGVNAVVYNDLFNVLIRQNKVVDAVVLFRELIRLRYKPVTYTVNILIRGLCRVGEIDEAFKLLKDLRSFGCLPDVITYNTLIHGLCLINEVDRARSLLREVCLNGEFAPDVVSYTMIISGYCKLRKMEEGSLLFDEMINSGTAPNTFTFNALIDGFGKLGDMASALALYSKMLVQGCLPDVATFTSLINGHFRVRQVHQAMDMWHKMNEKNIGASLYTYSVLVSGLCNNNRLHKARDILRLLNESDIVPQPFIYNPVIDGYCKSGNVDEANKIVAEMEVNRCKPDKLTFTILIIGHCMKGRMPEAIGFFDKMLAVGCAPDEITVNNLRSCLLKAGMPGEAARVKEVLAQNLTLGTTSSKKSYHETTYVFPACGSMACYHRTGCLLFLEIISIYICIAIPSKFLLIIFGPDISWYTFTFDKVFNHGASQQDAFIEISQLVQSALHGYKDTPQPMRSCLLTKLDFNLMN
- the LOC100788338 gene encoding pentatricopeptide repeat-containing protein At2g06000 isoform X2, with product MGSIRGAEAWFVKIAYTVCVRANLLDPLVGYFSNHLTPSLVYEVVDKLSIIPHFGFKFVEFSRHKLHMSHSYLTYSLLLRSLCRSNLHHTAKVVYDWMRCDGQIPDNRLLGFLVSSYAIVGRLDVSRELLADVQCNNVGVNAVVYNDLFNVLIRQNKVVDAVVLFRELIRLRYKPVTYTVNILIRGLCRVGEIDEAFKLLKDLRSFGCLPDVITYNTLIHGLCLINEVDRARSLLREVCLNGEFAPDVVSYTMIISGYCKLRKMEEGSLLFDEMINSGTAPNTFTFNALIDGFGKLGDMASALALYSKMLVQGCLPDVATFTSLINGHFRVRQVHQAMDMWHKMNEKNIGASLYTYSVLVSGLCNNNRLHKARDILRLLNESDIVPQPFIYNPVIDGYCKSGNVDEANKIVAEMEVNRCKPDKLTFTILIIGHCMKGRMPEAIGFFDKMLAVGCAPDEITVNNLRSCLLKAGMPGEAARVKEVLAQNLTLGTTSSKKSYHETTYVFPACGSMACYHRTGCLLFLEIISIYICIAIPSKFLLIIFGPDIRWFYALAVVKFTLLCKTWYLIMGLLNKMLLLRYHNWYKVRFMGTRIPLNR
- the LOC100788338 gene encoding pentatricopeptide repeat-containing protein At2g06000 isoform X3 → MGSIRGAEAWFVKIAYTVCVRANLLDPLVGYFSNHLTPSLVYEVVDKLSIIPHFGFKFVEFSRHKLHMSHSYLTYSLLLRSLCRSNLHHTAKVVYDWMRCDGQIPDNRLLGFLVSSYAIVGRLDVSRELLADVQCNNVGVNAVVYNDLFNVLIRQNKVVDAVVLFRELIRLRYKPVTYTVNILIRGLCRVGEIDEAFKLLKDLRSFGCLPDVITYNTLIHGLCLINEVDRARSLLREVCLNGEFAPDVVSYTMIISGYCKLRKMEEGSLLFDEMINSGTAPNTFTFNALIDGFGKLGDMASALALYSKMLVQGCLPDVATFTSLINGHFRVRQVHQAMDMWHKMNEKNIGASLYTYSVLVSGLCNNNRLHKARDILRLLNESDIVPQPFIYNPVIDGYCKSGNVDEANKIVAEMEVNRCKPDKLTFTILIIGHCMKGRMPEAIGFFDKMLAVGCAPDEITVNNLRSCLLKAGMPGEAARVKEVLAQNLTLGTTSSKKSYHETTYVFPACGSMACYHRTGCLLFLEIISIYICIAIPSKFLLIIFGPDIRYLIMGLLNKMLLLRYHNWYKVRFMGTRIPLNR